One window of the Haloarcula halobia genome contains the following:
- a CDS encoding dihydrofolate reductase, which yields MTELVLIAGVAETGAIGDGETIPWYYEEDERQYKERVAGHPVVVGRKTWAGMTDVRGTHPVVLTRDPGEYEAANATFVSTVPDAVDAVASRDAVGYVIGGQNVYSTFLPYADRALVSELPERATGARVFPYLGTDWSVTGRDHFDEFDVVKYTHESPRPPGDAEAA from the coding sequence ATGACAGAGCTCGTGCTGATCGCGGGGGTGGCCGAGACGGGCGCCATCGGCGACGGCGAGACCATCCCGTGGTACTACGAGGAGGACGAACGGCAGTACAAGGAGCGGGTGGCCGGTCACCCGGTCGTCGTCGGCCGGAAGACCTGGGCGGGGATGACCGATGTCCGCGGGACCCACCCCGTCGTCCTCACCCGGGACCCGGGCGAGTACGAGGCCGCGAACGCGACGTTCGTCTCGACGGTCCCCGACGCCGTCGACGCCGTCGCGTCACGCGACGCCGTGGGCTACGTCATCGGCGGCCAGAACGTGTACTCGACGTTCCTCCCCTACGCCGACCGGGCACTGGTCTCGGAACTCCCGGAGCGTGCCACGGGCGCGAGGGTGTTTCCCTACCTCGGGACCGACTGGTCGGTGACCGGTCGGGACCATTTCGACGAGTTCGACGTCGTCAAGTACACCCACGAGAGCCCCCGCCCGCCGGGCGACGCGGAGGCAGCGTAG
- a CDS encoding HTH domain-containing protein — protein MTVDSQLRAELYLRGDTYGTFDAQQQVLNRVKRLEANGVFTDSMVSGEWQRIRTMAEDKRSGALATYEEFRDWAECNGHTLEPAFERRNRTYMGMDRVEDVVVFPVVSLAIYDDTKLEAVFPCSDAERTFTVGDALEAFESGDENWLSQFQSVTVGRTEPWLEPGVEITA, from the coding sequence ATGACAGTCGACTCACAGCTTCGGGCGGAACTGTATCTCCGAGGCGACACGTACGGCACATTCGACGCCCAGCAACAGGTCCTGAACCGGGTCAAGCGCCTGGAGGCCAACGGCGTGTTCACCGACTCGATGGTCTCCGGCGAGTGGCAGCGCATCCGGACGATGGCCGAGGACAAGCGCTCCGGCGCGCTGGCCACCTACGAGGAGTTCCGTGACTGGGCCGAGTGCAACGGACACACGCTCGAACCGGCGTTCGAGCGCCGGAACCGGACGTACATGGGCATGGACCGCGTCGAGGACGTCGTCGTCTTCCCCGTCGTCTCGCTGGCCATCTACGACGACACCAAGCTCGAGGCGGTGTTCCCCTGCAGCGACGCCGAACGGACGTTCACCGTCGGCGACGCGCTGGAGGCCTTCGAGAGCGGCGACGAGAACTGGCTCTCCCAGTTCCAGTCTGTCACCGTGGGCCGTACCGAACCGTGGCTCGAACCCGGCGTCGAGATCACCGCCTGA
- a CDS encoding methionine synthase: protein MTGPRDQFKPENHPNDHFLLTTVVGSYPKPKWHDRARELYEDEDADFGETEWEESKDDASRLITHEHERCGLDVVCDGEMRRNEMVEYFAHRIDGYEFNGRVKVWGHNYFDKPSVAEEVEYGEQWLVEEFEFTDEVAERPVKVPITGPYTLANWSFNEIYESEEALAYDLADLVNEEIEALVEAGARYIQIDEPALATTPDDHAIVGECLERIVDEIPDDVRLGLHVCYGDYSRIYPEILDYPVHEYDLELANGDYEQLDVFKEHEFTKDFAMGVVDAHVAEVESVEEIKENILKGLEVVPPERLTISPDCGVKLLPREVAYGKMENMVQAAREIEEELDAGEIEVVGSGAEASADD, encoded by the coding sequence ATGACAGGACCACGTGACCAGTTCAAGCCCGAGAATCACCCCAACGACCACTTCCTGCTGACGACCGTCGTCGGTTCGTACCCCAAACCCAAGTGGCACGACCGCGCCCGCGAGCTGTACGAGGACGAGGACGCCGACTTCGGTGAGACAGAGTGGGAAGAATCGAAGGACGACGCCTCGCGGCTCATCACCCACGAGCACGAGCGCTGTGGCCTGGACGTCGTCTGTGACGGCGAGATGCGGCGCAACGAGATGGTCGAGTACTTCGCCCACCGCATCGACGGCTACGAGTTCAACGGCCGCGTGAAGGTGTGGGGTCACAACTACTTCGACAAGCCCTCCGTCGCCGAGGAGGTCGAGTACGGCGAGCAGTGGCTCGTCGAGGAGTTCGAGTTCACCGACGAGGTCGCCGAGCGCCCGGTCAAGGTGCCAATCACCGGCCCGTACACGCTCGCGAACTGGTCGTTCAACGAGATCTACGAAAGCGAGGAGGCGCTGGCCTACGACCTCGCGGACCTCGTCAACGAGGAGATCGAGGCGCTCGTCGAGGCCGGCGCGCGCTACATCCAGATCGACGAACCCGCGCTGGCGACGACGCCCGACGACCACGCCATCGTCGGCGAGTGTCTGGAGCGCATCGTCGACGAGATTCCCGACGACGTCCGCCTCGGCCTGCACGTCTGTTACGGCGACTACTCCCGGATCTACCCCGAGATCCTGGACTACCCCGTCCACGAGTACGACCTCGAACTGGCCAACGGCGACTACGAGCAACTCGACGTGTTCAAAGAGCACGAGTTCACCAAGGACTTCGCGATGGGCGTCGTCGACGCCCACGTCGCCGAAGTCGAGTCGGTCGAGGAGATCAAGGAGAACATTTTGAAGGGACTGGAGGTCGTCCCGCCCGAGCGGTTGACCATCTCGCCCGACTGTGGCGTCAAACTGCTCCCGCGCGAGGTCGCCTACGGCAAGATGGAGAACATGGTGCAGGCCGCCCGCGAGATCGAGGAGGAACTCGACGCCGGCGAGATAGAAGTCGTCGGAAGTGGTGCGGAAGCCAGCGCGGACGATTAA
- a CDS encoding 5-methyltetrahydropteroyltriglutamate--homocysteine methyltransferase produces the protein MTQLVATTPGLFPLPDWAKDELSDLKGHQKSDLIAGDEGDDVVDAYRRAREEVVAVQQDAGLDRIVEGQLRWDDMLAHPLAVHDSVETRGIVRYYDNNNFYREPVVQGDLTPDGDVAAELDAASELVDDGLQAVLPGPYSLSDLATDEHYGDEAAFLEAVSDFLAAEVEQFPDVETLFLLEPSLVENAPGDGPDERASEAIDAVAGATDADVVAHTYWGAIEEKVYAHLMDADVDAIGFDLVADHDQNVYNVQEYGTKDDVALGVVDGQNTLVESPETIRDRVDWFEQQTNTAYDTVYATANTELFYLPVNKFEAKLESLANATDLAVEA, from the coding sequence ATGACACAATTAGTCGCGACGACTCCGGGCCTGTTCCCGCTACCGGACTGGGCCAAAGACGAGCTGTCCGACCTGAAGGGCCACCAGAAGAGCGACCTCATCGCGGGCGACGAGGGCGACGACGTCGTCGACGCCTACCGGCGCGCCCGAGAGGAGGTCGTCGCGGTCCAGCAGGACGCCGGCCTCGACCGTATCGTCGAGGGGCAACTCCGCTGGGACGACATGCTCGCACACCCGCTGGCGGTCCACGACAGCGTGGAGACACGGGGCATCGTCCGCTACTACGACAACAACAACTTCTATCGGGAGCCGGTCGTCCAGGGCGACCTGACGCCCGATGGCGACGTGGCCGCCGAACTCGACGCCGCGAGCGAACTGGTCGACGACGGCCTGCAGGCCGTGCTTCCGGGGCCGTACTCGCTTTCGGACCTCGCGACCGACGAGCACTACGGCGACGAGGCCGCGTTCCTCGAGGCCGTCTCCGACTTTCTGGCCGCCGAGGTCGAGCAGTTCCCCGACGTCGAGACGCTGTTCCTGCTGGAACCGTCGCTGGTCGAGAATGCTCCCGGTGACGGCCCGGACGAACGCGCCAGCGAGGCCATCGACGCCGTCGCCGGCGCCACCGACGCCGACGTGGTCGCCCACACCTACTGGGGTGCCATCGAGGAGAAGGTGTACGCCCACCTGATGGACGCCGACGTCGACGCCATCGGCTTCGACCTCGTGGCCGACCACGACCAGAACGTCTACAACGTCCAGGAGTACGGGACCAAAGACGATGTCGCACTCGGCGTCGTCGACGGCCAGAACACGCTCGTCGAGTCCCCCGAGACCATCCGGGACCGCGTCGACTGGTTCGAACAGCAGACCAACACCGCCTACGACACCGTCTACGCGACGGCCAACACGGAGCTGTTCTACCTGCCGGTCAACAAGTTCGAAGCCAAGCTCGAATCGCTCGCGAACGCCACCGACCTCGCTGTGGAGGCCTAA
- a CDS encoding HemK2/MTQ2 family protein methyltransferase: MDEGSPDDDGDTDRDGGGRPALADARGVESVYQPAEDSALLARTAEEYVEAGERALDVGTGSGYVASVLVESGAVAVGVDVSPLACRQAAANGVDVVRGDLVAPFRDGVFDLVVFNPPYLPTPEEKEWDDWMEHALSGGEDGRRLIDPFLDDIARVLAPGGDALLLVSSLTDPAAVRSYARDRGLESERAASENHPYEELVVLRFVQ, encoded by the coding sequence ATGGACGAGGGGAGCCCCGACGACGACGGAGACACGGACAGAGACGGCGGGGGCCGACCGGCGCTCGCCGACGCGCGCGGCGTCGAGTCGGTGTACCAGCCGGCCGAGGACTCGGCCCTGCTGGCACGGACCGCCGAGGAGTACGTCGAGGCGGGCGAGCGGGCCCTGGACGTCGGCACCGGGTCGGGCTACGTCGCGTCGGTGCTCGTCGAATCCGGGGCGGTGGCTGTCGGCGTGGACGTGAGCCCGCTGGCCTGTCGCCAGGCAGCCGCGAACGGCGTCGACGTCGTCCGCGGTGACCTCGTCGCGCCGTTCCGCGACGGCGTCTTCGACCTCGTGGTGTTCAACCCGCCCTACCTCCCGACGCCCGAGGAGAAGGAGTGGGACGACTGGATGGAACACGCCCTCTCCGGCGGCGAGGACGGCCGGCGCCTGATCGACCCGTTCCTAGACGACATCGCGAGGGTCTTAGCGCCCGGCGGCGACGCGCTCCTGCTGGTCAGCAGCCTCACCGACCCCGCTGCCGTCCGTTCGTATGCCCGAGACAGGGGCCTCGAGAGCGAGCGCGCCGCGAGCGAGAACCATCCCTACGAGGAACTCGTCGTCCTGCGGTTCGTCCAGTGA
- a CDS encoding 16S ribosomal RNA methyltransferase A, whose translation MTDTATGSRDPDALVRRAGKRADTRRDQHFLVDGRVLDRIPGYAIDAGVDLSHVLEVGAGPGALTDRLLAVADRVTAVERDPAFAAHLREEFAPEREAGRLTVVEGDALEVDLPAFTASISNLPYGASSEIAFRLLPAGRPLVLMFQREFADRMAADPATDDYGRLSVTAGHYADVEVVETVPPEAFDPQPRVTSALVRTTPREPDYSVPSDDFFMDFLKAVFTQRRKTMRNAVRNTAHISGLGDPDAVVNAADEDLMGARAGKLAPADFAALATLAYDVGDPEE comes from the coding sequence ATGACCGACACAGCGACCGGTAGCCGCGACCCGGACGCACTCGTCAGACGCGCCGGGAAACGTGCCGACACCCGACGGGACCAGCACTTCCTGGTCGACGGCCGGGTGCTCGACCGCATCCCCGGCTACGCCATCGACGCGGGGGTGGACCTCTCGCACGTCCTCGAGGTCGGCGCCGGCCCGGGGGCGCTGACGGACCGCCTGCTCGCCGTCGCCGACCGCGTGACCGCCGTCGAGCGCGACCCCGCCTTCGCCGCCCACCTCCGCGAGGAGTTCGCGCCGGAGAGAGAGGCGGGCCGTCTCACCGTCGTCGAGGGCGACGCGCTGGAGGTCGATCTGCCCGCGTTCACCGCGAGCATCTCGAACCTCCCGTACGGTGCGTCCTCGGAGATCGCCTTCCGCCTCCTGCCGGCGGGTCGCCCGCTCGTGTTGATGTTCCAGCGGGAGTTCGCCGACCGGATGGCCGCCGACCCGGCGACCGACGACTACGGCCGCCTCTCGGTGACCGCCGGGCACTACGCCGACGTGGAGGTCGTCGAAACGGTGCCGCCGGAGGCGTTCGACCCACAGCCGCGGGTCACGAGCGCGCTCGTGCGCACGACCCCGCGAGAGCCAGACTACAGCGTCCCGAGCGACGACTTTTTCATGGACTTCCTGAAGGCGGTGTTCACCCAGCGCCGGAAGACGATGCGCAACGCCGTTCGGAACACCGCCCACATCTCCGGGCTGGGTGACCCCGACGCCGTCGTCAACGCCGCCGACGAGGACCTGATGGGCGCCCGCGCCGGGAAACTCGCACCGGCCGACTTCGCGGCGCTGGCGACGCTGGCCTACGACGTCGGCGACCCGGAGGAGTAG
- a CDS encoding DUF655 domain-containing protein, whose amino-acid sequence MTTTEPEDSGDEIVGAVLDVLPHGRSDDDRPQHKKAALAFALDVQDFSIYELVLDEDSDVSFGDRVDLTEFGRITEVEFEDLPGGTQSEVEYAVEEIVEGNERRFVDFYNDAQPITLRLHQLNLLPGIGKKLRNSILDERKRKPFESFEELEERVSGLHKPKEILVERILEELRENDLKYRIFVRREESE is encoded by the coding sequence ATGACGACCACGGAACCCGAGGACAGCGGCGACGAGATAGTCGGCGCGGTCCTCGACGTCCTCCCGCACGGACGGAGTGACGACGACCGCCCACAGCATAAGAAAGCGGCGCTCGCGTTCGCGCTCGACGTCCAGGACTTCTCTATCTACGAACTCGTGCTGGACGAGGACTCGGACGTCTCCTTCGGTGACCGGGTCGACCTGACGGAGTTCGGCCGCATCACCGAGGTCGAGTTCGAGGACCTGCCCGGAGGCACCCAGTCGGAGGTCGAGTACGCCGTCGAGGAGATCGTCGAGGGCAACGAGCGGCGCTTCGTCGACTTCTACAACGACGCCCAGCCAATCACGCTGCGACTCCACCAGCTGAACCTCCTGCCGGGCATCGGCAAGAAGCTGCGCAACTCCATCCTCGACGAGCGAAAGCGAAAGCCCTTCGAGAGCTTCGAGGAACTGGAAGAGCGGGTCAGCGGCCTCCACAAGCCAAAGGAGATCCTCGTCGAGCGCATCCTCGAGGAACTGCGCGAGAACGACCTGAAGTACCGCATCTTCGTCCGGCGCGAGGAGAGCGAATAG
- a CDS encoding RNA polymerase Rpb4 family protein → MTIFKEKVSEEYLTVAETKEILEGLEMERAADEDREMRYELKRAIEHVNRFALLDPEESREFVDQLQELEKVDEATAYKIANLRPLDRDELRAVFAQERYSLDGDELDEILNVVRQYA, encoded by the coding sequence ATGACCATCTTCAAAGAGAAGGTCTCCGAGGAGTATCTCACCGTCGCCGAGACCAAGGAGATACTCGAGGGCCTGGAGATGGAGCGGGCCGCCGACGAGGACCGCGAGATGCGCTACGAGCTCAAGCGGGCCATCGAACACGTCAACCGCTTCGCGTTGCTCGACCCCGAGGAGTCCCGCGAGTTCGTCGACCAGCTGCAGGAACTGGAGAAGGTCGACGAGGCGACGGCCTACAAGATCGCCAACCTCCGGCCGCTCGACCGGGACGAGCTCCGCGCCGTCTTCGCCCAGGAGCGGTACTCCCTGGACGGCGACGAACTCGACGAGATTCTCAACGTCGTCCGGCAGTACGCCTGA
- a CDS encoding 50S ribosomal protein L21e, producing the protein MPSSNGPLEGTRDKLKNKPRDRGTSPPQRAVEQYEVGEKVHMKIDPSVPKGRFHPRFDGQTGEVIGEQGTAYKVQIVDGNKEKTIIVKPAHLRRQEN; encoded by the coding sequence ATGCCTAGTTCCAACGGACCCCTCGAAGGGACGCGTGACAAACTCAAGAACAAGCCCCGCGACCGCGGGACCTCCCCGCCACAGCGCGCCGTCGAGCAGTACGAGGTCGGCGAGAAGGTCCACATGAAGATCGACCCGTCCGTCCCGAAGGGCCGGTTCCACCCGCGCTTCGACGGTCAGACCGGCGAGGTCATCGGCGAACAGGGCACGGCCTACAAGGTCCAGATCGTCGACGGCAACAAGGAGAAGACCATCATCGTCAAGCCCGCCCACCTCCGTCGCCAAGAGAACTAA
- a CDS encoding elongation factor 1-beta, translating to MGKVAAKIKIMPQSPEVDLDALQERLEGALPEGAKIKGFERDDVAFGLVALFPTVIVPDDTGGTEAVEEAFAEVEGVESVDVDSVGRL from the coding sequence ATGGGGAAAGTCGCCGCCAAGATCAAGATCATGCCGCAGAGCCCGGAAGTCGACCTCGACGCACTCCAGGAGCGTCTCGAGGGCGCGCTTCCCGAAGGAGCGAAGATCAAGGGCTTCGAGCGAGACGACGTCGCCTTCGGTCTCGTCGCCCTGTTCCCGACCGTCATCGTGCCCGACGACACCGGTGGCACCGAGGCCGTCGAGGAGGCCTTCGCGGAGGTCGAGGGCGTCGAATCCGTCGACGTCGACAGCGTCGGCCGCCTCTGA
- a CDS encoding HVO_2753 family zinc finger protein codes for MSESQQKQARKCVSCGINIAGTNAAAFKCPDCGHQIYRCATCRKQSNLYECPDCGFRGP; via the coding sequence ATGAGCGAGAGCCAGCAGAAACAGGCGCGCAAGTGCGTCTCGTGTGGCATCAACATCGCCGGCACGAACGCCGCCGCGTTCAAGTGCCCGGACTGCGGGCACCAGATCTATCGGTGTGCCACCTGCCGGAAGCAGAGCAACCTCTATGAGTGTCCCGACTGTGGATTCCGAGGACCATAA
- a CDS encoding DUF2391 family protein, with the protein MSEDDNHQPDVDEEDAIGALFDELEALEDIVDTPMEREQVREAMRAAIDVQGHETPVFGRVVWGFDRADFAEAVLGSLLFGIPMAVESGTVDAGRHIARHPLYFAGTVAAAVAMVVGILYVADFQDVRVADRLFGVVPRRLVGVTLTAFLTAVAVLTAWGVVEWSTDPRVTWVSLCVCSVAFVPMAIGAALGDILPGS; encoded by the coding sequence ATGAGCGAGGACGACAACCACCAACCCGACGTCGACGAGGAAGACGCCATCGGCGCACTGTTCGACGAACTCGAAGCGCTGGAGGACATCGTCGACACTCCCATGGAGCGCGAGCAGGTCCGCGAGGCGATGCGAGCCGCGATAGACGTCCAGGGCCACGAGACGCCGGTCTTCGGGCGCGTCGTCTGGGGCTTCGACCGGGCGGACTTCGCCGAGGCGGTGCTGGGGTCGCTCCTCTTTGGCATCCCGATGGCCGTCGAGAGCGGCACCGTCGACGCCGGCCGCCACATCGCCCGTCACCCGCTGTACTTTGCGGGCACCGTCGCGGCGGCGGTGGCGATGGTGGTCGGTATCCTCTACGTCGCCGACTTCCAGGACGTCCGCGTCGCGGACCGGCTCTTCGGGGTCGTCCCGCGCCGACTCGTCGGGGTCACCCTCACCGCCTTTCTGACCGCCGTCGCGGTGTTGACCGCCTGGGGCGTCGTTGAGTGGTCGACCGACCCGCGGGTGACCTGGGTCTCGCTGTGTGTCTGTAGCGTCGCGTTCGTCCCGATGGCCATCGGGGCCGCCCTGGGGGACATCCTCCCGGGGAGCTAG
- a CDS encoding transcription initiation factor IIB has protein sequence MERPTRQRNTEQEEREQESEATGQQTCPECESESISSDGGGELVCEDCGLVIEDENIDRGPEWRAFNHSERQSKSRVGAPTTQTMHDKGLTTQIDWKDKDAYGRSLSSEKRSQMHRLRKWQERIRTKDAGERNLQFALSEIDRMASALGVPRSVREVASVIYRRALNEDLIRGRSIEGVATACLYAACRQEGIPRSLEEVSDVSRVEQKEIGRTYRYVAQELELKMEPVDPKQYVPRFASELELSEEVQSKANEIIDTTAEQGLLSGKSPTGYAAAAIYAASLLCNEKKTQREVADVAQVTEVTIRNRYQEQIEAMGIH, from the coding sequence ATGGAACGTCCGACGCGCCAGCGCAACACCGAACAGGAAGAGCGCGAGCAGGAGTCCGAGGCCACAGGACAGCAGACCTGTCCGGAGTGTGAGTCGGAGTCGATATCCAGTGACGGCGGGGGAGAACTCGTCTGTGAGGACTGCGGGCTGGTCATTGAGGACGAGAACATCGACCGGGGGCCTGAGTGGCGGGCGTTCAATCACTCCGAGCGACAGTCGAAGTCGCGCGTCGGCGCGCCCACCACCCAGACGATGCACGACAAGGGGCTGACCACCCAGATCGACTGGAAGGACAAGGACGCCTACGGGCGCTCGCTCTCCTCGGAGAAACGCAGTCAGATGCACCGCCTGCGCAAGTGGCAAGAGCGCATCCGGACGAAAGACGCCGGCGAACGGAACCTCCAGTTCGCCCTCTCGGAGATCGACCGCATGGCCTCCGCGCTGGGCGTCCCCCGGTCCGTACGCGAGGTCGCGTCGGTCATCTATCGTCGCGCGCTCAACGAGGACCTCATCCGCGGCCGTTCCATCGAGGGCGTGGCGACCGCCTGCCTGTACGCCGCCTGCCGACAGGAGGGCATCCCGCGCAGTCTCGAGGAGGTGTCGGACGTCTCCCGCGTCGAGCAAAAGGAGATCGGGCGCACCTACCGCTACGTCGCCCAGGAACTCGAACTGAAGATGGAACCCGTCGACCCCAAGCAGTACGTCCCCCGCTTTGCCTCGGAACTGGAACTCTCAGAGGAGGTCCAGTCGAAGGCCAACGAGATCATCGACACCACCGCCGAACAGGGCCTGCTCTCGGGCAAGTCCCCGACCGGCTACGCCGCCGCCGCCATCTACGCCGCCTCGCTGCTGTGCAACGAGAAGAAGACCCAGCGCGAGGTCGCCGACGTGGCCCAGGTGACGGAAGTCACCATCCGCAACCGCTACCAGGAACAGATCGAAGCGATGGGAATCCACTGA
- a CDS encoding bacteriorhodopsin: MATITTWFTLGLLGELLGTAVLAYGYRLVPESTRRRYLLLVAIPGIAIVAYALLVLGVGTVQTESHTVYVVRYVDWLLTTPINVLFLGLLANAAREDLVKLVGLQALTIVFGFAGAVTATPLSYGLFGLGALAFAGVVYLLYGAVDDAAGRALSDLELSLYRTLRNFVVVLWLVYPVVWLLGLAGIGLMDVETSSLVISYLDVVTKVGFGLIAMYGLSTISSRGGQTATARPADD, encoded by the coding sequence ATGGCAACGATAACGACCTGGTTCACGCTGGGACTGCTCGGCGAACTGCTCGGGACGGCCGTCCTGGCCTACGGCTACCGGCTCGTCCCCGAATCGACCCGACGGCGCTACCTCCTGCTGGTGGCGATTCCGGGCATCGCCATCGTGGCGTACGCCCTGCTGGTGCTCGGGGTCGGGACCGTCCAGACGGAGAGCCACACGGTGTACGTGGTCCGCTACGTCGACTGGCTGTTGACGACGCCCATCAACGTCCTCTTCCTGGGTCTGCTCGCGAACGCGGCCCGCGAGGACCTCGTCAAGCTGGTGGGCCTGCAGGCGCTGACCATCGTCTTCGGGTTCGCCGGGGCGGTGACCGCCACGCCGCTGAGTTACGGCCTGTTTGGCCTCGGCGCGCTCGCCTTCGCCGGCGTCGTCTACCTGCTCTACGGCGCCGTCGACGATGCCGCCGGACGGGCGCTCAGCGACCTCGAACTGAGCCTCTATCGGACCCTGCGGAACTTCGTCGTGGTCCTGTGGCTCGTCTACCCGGTCGTCTGGCTCCTGGGGCTGGCCGGCATCGGCCTGATGGACGTCGAGACGTCGTCGCTGGTCATCAGTTACCTCGACGTGGTGACGAAGGTCGGCTTCGGCCTCATCGCGATGTACGGGCTCTCGACGATATCGTCGCGTGGCGGACAGACCGCGACGGCACGTCCGGCCGACGACTGA